A window of Opitutus sp. ER46 contains these coding sequences:
- the rpsM gene encoding 30S ribosomal protein S13 — protein sequence MPRLLGVEIPAKKKVAFSLRYIFGIGPQRADQLVQEASLNPDMRAQDLTEEQLNKILHLITEHKWVLEGDLRREIAGNLKRLQAINCYRGIRHRRGLPVRGQRTSTNARTRKGPRKTVGVSKAKEASA from the coding sequence ATGCCACGTCTCCTCGGCGTAGAAATCCCCGCGAAGAAGAAAGTCGCGTTCTCCCTCCGATACATCTTCGGTATCGGCCCCCAGCGGGCTGACCAGCTCGTTCAGGAAGCGAGCCTGAACCCCGACATGCGGGCGCAGGATCTCACTGAGGAACAGCTCAACAAGATCCTTCACCTGATCACCGAGCACAAGTGGGTGCTCGAGGGCGACCTCCGCCGCGAAATTGCCGGCAATCTGAAGCGCCTTCAGGCGATCAACTGCTATCGTGGCATCCGCCACCGCCGCGGCCTCCCGGTCCGTGGTCAGCGTACCAGCACCAACGCCCGCACCCGCAAGGGCCCGCGCAAGACCGTCGGCGTCAGCAAAGCCAAAGAAGCGTCCGCCTAA
- the rpsK gene encoding 30S ribosomal protein S11 produces MAEEKSAPKKEKPVKAATAPVEGAAAAPAEKKAKAPKAAGDKAAKPADGAAPAAAGAPAAPAAEQKPVEMVHGVAKQPTAEELLKEEIGAIKVRKAKGSKNVTSGVANVLASFNNTIVSITDQKGQVIAWSSAGKCNFRGSRKSTAYAAQVVAQDAARNAMAHGLKDIVIRVSGPGLGRDSAIRALQAIGLEITSIVDVTPIPHNGCRPRKRRRV; encoded by the coding sequence ATGGCCGAAGAAAAATCCGCTCCGAAGAAAGAAAAGCCCGTCAAGGCCGCGACCGCTCCCGTCGAGGGTGCCGCAGCTGCTCCTGCTGAAAAGAAGGCCAAGGCTCCGAAGGCCGCTGGCGACAAGGCGGCCAAGCCCGCCGATGGCGCCGCTCCCGCCGCCGCTGGCGCGCCCGCTGCTCCCGCCGCCGAGCAGAAGCCGGTCGAGATGGTTCATGGTGTCGCCAAGCAGCCCACGGCCGAAGAACTCCTGAAGGAGGAGATCGGCGCAATCAAGGTCCGCAAGGCCAAGGGCTCTAAGAACGTCACCTCCGGCGTCGCCAACGTCCTCGCTTCCTTCAACAACACGATCGTCTCGATCACCGACCAGAAGGGTCAGGTCATCGCCTGGTCCAGCGCCGGCAAGTGCAACTTCCGCGGTTCGCGCAAGTCCACCGCCTACGCCGCCCAGGTTGTCGCGCAGGACGCCGCCCGCAACGCGATGGCGCACGGGCTCAAGGATATCGTCATCCGCGTGTCCGGCCCCGGCCTCGGTCGCGACTCCGCGATCCGCGCCCTCCAGGCGATCGGTCTCGAAATCACGTCCATCGTCGACGTGACGCCGATTCCGCACAACGGCTGCCGTCCCCGCAAGCGCCGCCGCGTGTAA
- the rpsD gene encoding 30S ribosomal protein S4 — protein MARYTGPTTRISRRFGQHLLGSGKALERRGYPPGQHGPKMRRKLSEYAVGLNEKQKLRYIYGLLERQFRRVFENAKKERGVTGERFLQLLETRLDSTVYLLGLSKSRASARQMVNHGHIRVNGHKVDIASYNVKPGDEIEVKNTPASRQLATRNLEENRIRNVPGWLSMNAETFKATVVRMPTREEMTQDVNEQLIVEFYSRF, from the coding sequence ATGGCTCGTTATACCGGCCCAACCACTCGCATCAGTCGTCGTTTTGGCCAACACCTCCTCGGCTCGGGCAAAGCGCTCGAGCGCCGCGGCTATCCCCCGGGGCAGCACGGCCCGAAGATGCGCCGCAAGCTCTCCGAATACGCCGTCGGCCTGAACGAAAAGCAGAAGCTCCGCTATATCTACGGCCTGCTTGAACGTCAGTTCCGTCGCGTCTTTGAGAACGCCAAGAAGGAGCGCGGCGTCACCGGCGAGCGCTTCCTCCAGCTCCTGGAGACCCGCCTCGACAGCACGGTCTATCTCCTCGGCCTCTCCAAGAGCCGCGCCTCCGCCCGGCAGATGGTCAACCACGGCCACATCCGCGTGAATGGCCACAAGGTCGACATCGCCAGCTACAACGTGAAGCCCGGCGACGAGATCGAGGTGAAGAACACCCCGGCTTCCCGCCAGCTCGCCACGCGTAATCTCGAGGAAAACCGGATCCGCAATGTTCCGGGCTGGCTCTCGATGAACGCCGAGACGTTCAAGGCCACGGTCGTGCGCATGCCGACCCGCGAAGAGATGACGCAGGACGTGAATGAGCAGCTCATCGTTGAGTTCTATTCGCGCTTCTAA
- a CDS encoding DNA-directed RNA polymerase subunit alpha produces the protein MPKRLGKFELPNKLTKVEEGATPTYAKFIAEPFEAGYGHTIGNSLRRVLLSSIEGAAISSIKIEGVNHEFQSIDGVVEDVTDIVLNLKKILIVSQKREPITLQIKVNKQGPVTAADIQADANIQIINPDQVICTLDSKKSFDAEVEIKTGRGYFPGEANKKEEQAIGVIPIDSLFSPVKLVKYAVEATRVGQITDYDKLNLEIWTDGRITPDDALKQAASILKHHLDVFDRVSEEAYEFENQQSEVSEEQNKLRKLLNMSVNEIELSVRAANCLNNANITTVGELAMKTEQEMLKYRNFGKKSLNEIKEKLEALGLSLGMKFDERLLDTKKEV, from the coding sequence ATGCCAAAACGTCTCGGAAAGTTCGAACTGCCCAACAAGCTTACCAAGGTCGAAGAAGGAGCCACGCCGACGTACGCCAAGTTCATCGCGGAGCCTTTCGAAGCCGGCTATGGGCACACCATCGGCAACTCCCTCCGTCGTGTGCTGCTGAGTTCGATCGAGGGCGCCGCCATCTCGTCCATCAAGATCGAGGGCGTTAACCACGAGTTCCAGTCGATCGATGGCGTTGTCGAGGATGTGACGGACATCGTTCTCAATCTGAAGAAGATCCTCATCGTCTCGCAAAAGCGCGAGCCGATCACCCTTCAGATCAAGGTCAACAAGCAGGGACCCGTGACGGCGGCCGACATCCAGGCCGACGCCAACATCCAGATCATCAATCCGGACCAGGTCATCTGCACGCTCGACTCCAAGAAGTCGTTTGACGCCGAGGTCGAAATCAAGACCGGCCGCGGTTACTTCCCCGGCGAGGCGAACAAGAAGGAAGAGCAGGCGATCGGCGTTATCCCGATCGATTCGCTCTTCTCTCCCGTGAAGCTCGTCAAATACGCCGTCGAGGCGACTCGCGTCGGCCAGATCACCGATTACGACAAGCTCAACCTCGAGATCTGGACCGATGGTCGCATCACGCCGGACGACGCGCTGAAGCAAGCCGCCTCGATCCTCAAACATCACCTCGACGTGTTCGATCGCGTCAGCGAGGAAGCCTACGAGTTCGAGAATCAGCAGAGTGAGGTCAGCGAGGAGCAGAACAAGCTCCGGAAGCTCCTCAATATGTCGGTCAACGAAATCGAGCTCTCGGTCCGCGCGGCGAACTGCCTCAACAACGCGAACATCACCACGGTCGGTGAGCTCGCGATGAAGACCGAGCAGGAGATGCTCAAGTACCGCAACTTCGGCAAGAAGTCGCTCAACGAGATCAAGGAAAAGCTCGAAGCGCTGGGCCTCTCGCTCGGCATGAAGTTCGACGAGCGCCTCCTCGACACCAAGAAGGAAGTCTAA
- the rplQ gene encoding 50S ribosomal protein L17, which produces MRHNTHRHGMGVTKEHRAAMLSNMAASLIEHGRIETTLAKAKALRPFIEKVITKAKRAAAKTDKKDQIHLRRLAMADIRNEDAVNKLFNETYKEFVNRSGGYTRIYKLGQQRISDAAEMALIEFVKADDQGYKKSKGAKKAKGKKAAKAPKAEAAAPEAAPAAEAPKSETK; this is translated from the coding sequence ATGCGTCACAATACACACCGCCACGGAATGGGCGTCACCAAGGAGCATCGCGCCGCGATGCTCTCCAATATGGCCGCCTCCCTGATCGAGCATGGTCGCATCGAGACCACGCTCGCCAAGGCCAAGGCACTTCGTCCCTTCATCGAGAAGGTGATTACCAAGGCCAAGCGTGCCGCGGCCAAGACCGACAAGAAGGACCAGATTCATCTGCGCCGCCTCGCGATGGCCGATATCCGCAACGAGGATGCCGTCAACAAGCTGTTCAACGAAACCTACAAGGAGTTCGTGAATCGCAGCGGCGGCTACACCCGCATCTACAAGCTCGGTCAGCAGCGCATCAGCGATGCCGCTGAGATGGCCCTCATCGAGTTCGTGAAGGCTGACGACCAGGGCTACAAGAAGTCCAAGGGCGCCAAGAAGGCCAAGGGCAAGAAGGCGGCCAAGGCTCCCAAGGCCGAAGCTGCCGCTCCCGAGGCTGCTCCTGCCGCCGAGGCGCCCAAGTCCGAGACCAAGTAA
- a CDS encoding hydrogenase nickel incorporation protein HypA: MFDLTIGAVVYCVLTAVVFLGLWLWYDRRDHRRFELERRKTTFHCIRCDALYSAPTGTELCRCPHCGHENGRLRF; this comes from the coding sequence ATGTTCGATCTCACCATCGGCGCCGTTGTTTACTGCGTGCTCACCGCCGTGGTCTTCCTCGGTTTGTGGCTGTGGTACGACCGTCGCGACCACCGCCGGTTCGAACTCGAGCGCCGGAAGACAACCTTCCATTGCATTCGCTGCGATGCGCTCTACTCCGCTCCCACCGGTACCGAGCTGTGTCGTTGTCCGCACTGTGGCCACGAGAACGGCCGGTTGCGGTTCTAG
- a CDS encoding response regulator — MSRTLLVIDDNQSVRESLRFLLLRRGYHVLAAADGPEALDLAAQHTVDGAMVDVNMPGMSGIEVCRILHERAAADGRRIAVWMMTGARSPEVLRQAREAGALELLGKPFDIPSLYRRIECQFAPAIDARATCAAS, encoded by the coding sequence ATGTCCCGCACCCTATTGGTCATAGACGACAACCAATCCGTGCGGGAGTCATTGCGGTTCCTGCTCCTCCGACGGGGGTATCACGTCTTGGCCGCGGCGGATGGACCCGAGGCGCTGGATCTGGCCGCGCAACACACCGTGGACGGAGCGATGGTGGATGTGAACATGCCCGGAATGAGCGGGATTGAGGTCTGCCGCATCCTGCACGAACGGGCGGCTGCCGACGGGCGCCGGATCGCGGTATGGATGATGACCGGTGCTCGTTCTCCTGAGGTCTTGCGCCAGGCGCGAGAGGCCGGGGCGCTTGAGCTTCTCGGCAAGCCGTTCGATATCCCGTCGCTGTACCGACGGATCGAGTGCCAGTTCGCCCCCGCCATCGACGCGAGGGCCACCTGCGCCGCGTCCTGA
- the guaA gene encoding glutamine-hydrolyzing GMP synthase, whose translation MPQTIAVLDFGSQLTQVIARRIRECQVYSKIFHFSTSAEKLRQENVVGIILSGGPQSVYSRKAPHPDPAIFELGVPVLGICYGVQLMGHFLGGEVEHSKEREYGHGLLTIQKPGRLFAGLPKKVRVWNSHGDKLTKLPPGFRAIGTTENSPFAAIEDTKRNFYGIQFHPEVFHTERGVDMIRNFLVGVCAAKQDWTTRDFITHAVENIRAQVGKGRVILGLSGGVDSSVAAALLHKAIGKQLTCVFVDNGLLRKNEREYVEKLYGRHFRIDLRVVDASRLFLRRLKGVTEPEQKRKIIGRTFVEVFERSLKSIGHAEFLAQGTLYPDVIESVSIGNNPASLIKTHHNVGGLPERMKLKLVEPLRELFKDEVRQVGSVLGLPREVVWRQPFPGPGLGVRVMGEITSANLEILRNADAVLHDEMMRSGLYYKVWQSFCVFLPVKTVGVFGDERTYDYVIALRVVESTDAMTADWAKLPHDLLQRVSSRITNEVRGVGRVVFDISSKPPATIEWE comes from the coding sequence ATGCCACAAACCATCGCGGTTCTCGATTTCGGTTCGCAGCTCACCCAGGTCATCGCGCGGCGGATCCGCGAGTGTCAGGTTTACTCCAAGATCTTTCATTTTTCCACGAGCGCGGAGAAGCTGCGCCAGGAGAACGTCGTTGGCATCATTCTCTCCGGTGGTCCCCAGAGCGTCTATTCGCGCAAGGCTCCCCATCCGGATCCCGCGATCTTCGAACTCGGCGTACCGGTCCTCGGCATCTGCTACGGCGTGCAGTTGATGGGGCACTTTCTTGGCGGCGAAGTTGAGCACAGCAAAGAACGCGAATACGGCCACGGCCTGCTCACGATCCAGAAGCCGGGACGCCTCTTCGCCGGCCTGCCCAAGAAGGTGCGGGTCTGGAATTCGCATGGCGACAAGCTGACCAAGCTGCCGCCCGGTTTCCGGGCTATCGGCACCACCGAGAACTCGCCGTTCGCCGCGATTGAGGATACGAAGCGCAATTTCTACGGCATTCAGTTTCACCCGGAGGTGTTTCACACCGAGCGTGGTGTGGATATGATTCGCAACTTCCTGGTCGGCGTGTGCGCCGCGAAACAGGATTGGACGACGCGCGACTTCATCACCCACGCCGTCGAGAACATCCGCGCTCAGGTCGGCAAGGGGCGCGTCATCCTTGGCCTTTCGGGCGGCGTCGACTCGTCAGTGGCGGCCGCGCTGCTGCACAAGGCGATCGGGAAGCAGCTCACCTGCGTGTTCGTTGACAACGGGCTGCTGCGCAAGAACGAGCGGGAGTACGTTGAGAAACTTTACGGCCGCCACTTTCGCATCGATCTGCGCGTCGTCGACGCGTCGAGGCTCTTCCTGCGCCGTCTGAAGGGCGTGACGGAGCCCGAGCAGAAGCGGAAGATCATCGGCCGCACGTTCGTCGAGGTATTCGAGCGTTCACTCAAGTCGATCGGCCACGCCGAGTTCCTCGCGCAAGGCACGCTGTACCCCGATGTGATCGAAAGCGTTTCGATCGGCAACAACCCGGCCTCGCTCATCAAGACCCATCACAACGTCGGCGGATTGCCGGAACGCATGAAGCTCAAGTTGGTCGAGCCCTTGCGTGAGTTGTTCAAGGACGAGGTTCGCCAAGTCGGCAGCGTGCTCGGACTCCCGCGCGAGGTGGTCTGGCGCCAGCCGTTCCCTGGTCCGGGCCTCGGGGTCCGGGTCATGGGCGAGATCACCTCGGCCAACCTGGAGATCCTCCGCAACGCCGATGCCGTGCTGCATGATGAGATGATGCGCTCCGGTCTGTACTACAAAGTCTGGCAGTCGTTCTGCGTCTTCCTGCCGGTCAAGACGGTCGGTGTCTTTGGTGACGAACGCACGTACGACTACGTGATTGCGCTGCGCGTGGTGGAAAGCACCGACGCCATGACCGCCGATTGGGCCAAGCTCCCGCACGATCTTTTGCAGCGCGTCTCGAGCCGGATCACCAACGAGGTTCGGGGCGTTGGCCGCGTCGTCTTCGACATCAGTTCGAAGCCGCCGGCGACCATCGAGTGGGAGTAG
- the hisD gene encoding histidinol dehydrogenase → MRTLHHASKTFAEDLATFCRSALVPREIADSVAAILADVRTRGDEAVSYYAAKFDGAKLRAREFRVSANDLAAAAKSLPLEQMRALIAARDNILNYNRRAMPENWSAKNKHGAVVGEKFDPIRRVGLYVPGGEVPLVSTVLMTATLAKVAGCPEIAVFTPSNANAKVAPGLLAALHLLGIEEVYRVGGVQAIGAMAFGTTTINPVDKIFGPGNAYVCEAKRQVFGTVGIDSLPGPSEVMVIADETANVSYLAADLLAQAEHGSGREKIYLVATSADIIAAVSAEIRTQLQLITRAEKIQRVLADGFLAIEVGSLAQAAAVANYVAPEHLQLVVAESASKRLISAITTAGAIMVGNYTPTALGDFVAGPSHVLPTARAGRFFSGLRVADFMRRTSVIQYDRSSVKKAEPIVAAFAAMEKLDAHGRSVRIRTTSS, encoded by the coding sequence ATGCGCACGCTCCACCATGCCTCGAAGACTTTCGCGGAGGACTTGGCGACGTTCTGTCGCAGTGCCCTCGTTCCGCGAGAGATTGCCGATTCCGTTGCCGCCATCCTCGCGGATGTCAGGACGCGTGGCGATGAGGCCGTCTCCTATTACGCGGCGAAGTTCGACGGGGCGAAACTGCGCGCCCGCGAATTCCGCGTCAGCGCCAACGATCTCGCTGCCGCGGCCAAGTCGCTCCCGCTGGAGCAAATGCGTGCGCTGATCGCCGCCCGCGACAACATCCTCAACTACAACCGCCGTGCGATGCCGGAGAACTGGTCGGCCAAGAACAAGCACGGTGCGGTGGTGGGCGAAAAGTTCGATCCAATCCGCCGCGTGGGCCTTTATGTGCCCGGCGGTGAGGTCCCGCTGGTCTCCACGGTGCTGATGACCGCTACCCTGGCGAAGGTCGCCGGTTGCCCGGAAATCGCGGTTTTCACGCCCTCCAACGCGAACGCCAAGGTCGCACCCGGATTGCTCGCGGCGCTCCATCTGCTCGGAATCGAGGAAGTCTATCGCGTGGGCGGAGTCCAGGCGATCGGTGCGATGGCCTTCGGCACCACCACCATCAACCCGGTGGACAAGATCTTCGGGCCGGGCAACGCGTACGTCTGCGAGGCCAAGCGGCAGGTCTTCGGCACCGTCGGCATCGATTCGCTGCCGGGGCCGAGCGAGGTCATGGTCATCGCTGACGAGACCGCCAATGTTTCCTATCTCGCCGCTGACCTGCTCGCGCAGGCGGAACACGGCTCCGGTCGCGAGAAGATCTACCTCGTCGCCACTTCCGCGGACATCATCGCCGCCGTAAGCGCCGAGATCCGCACCCAGCTGCAACTGATCACCCGCGCCGAGAAGATCCAGCGCGTTCTGGCGGATGGGTTCCTTGCCATCGAGGTGGGATCGCTCGCGCAGGCCGCGGCGGTGGCGAACTACGTCGCCCCGGAACACCTGCAACTCGTCGTGGCCGAGTCCGCCTCCAAGCGGCTGATCTCTGCCATTACCACGGCCGGCGCCATCATGGTTGGCAACTATACGCCCACCGCGCTCGGTGACTTTGTTGCCGGCCCCAGTCACGTGCTTCCCACCGCCCGCGCCGGCCGGTTCTTCAGCGGCCTTCGCGTGGCGGACTTCATGCGGCGAACCAGCGTGATCCAGTACGACCGCTCCAGCGTGAAAAAGGCCGAGCCCATTGTCGCCGCCTTTGCCGCGATGGAGAAGCTCGATGCCCACGGTCGGTCCGTGCGGATTCGAACCACGTCTTCCTGA
- the hisC gene encoding histidinol-phosphate transaminase: protein MSDLTSLALPHVAKLHAYTPGLQPSEPGWVKLNTNECPYPPSPRVAAALQREIGAEGSSLRLYPNPTSQALRGVVARHHGLVPDHVCVGNGSDDILNLLVRAFVSEEAALGFTLPSYSLYPVLVEIQDGRCVPVEFDRSLRLPIERIVASTSRAFFLTSPNAPTGVGFTNAEIERVLAGYRGLLVVDEAYAPFARENAVALLSRHPNLVIVRTLSKAYALAGLRVGYALAHPAVIDVLDRVRDSYNVNRLSQAGAIAALEDQPYYEGVIARVKATRDAFVSDLLNRRGWNTYDSQANFIFTEPKNARGETGPAVGKAAYDFLYAHKVLVRYFPSHALTAPYLRISVGTDAEMRVLSQTLDAWQKS, encoded by the coding sequence ATGTCTGACCTTACTTCTCTCGCCCTTCCGCACGTGGCGAAGCTCCACGCCTATACCCCCGGCCTGCAGCCCTCCGAGCCGGGCTGGGTGAAGCTCAACACCAACGAGTGCCCGTACCCGCCCAGCCCGCGCGTCGCCGCGGCCTTGCAGCGTGAAATCGGCGCGGAGGGCTCCTCGTTGCGGCTCTACCCGAATCCCACCAGCCAAGCGCTGCGCGGCGTGGTTGCGCGTCACCATGGGCTCGTGCCGGACCATGTCTGCGTGGGCAATGGCTCCGACGACATCCTCAATCTCCTCGTCCGCGCGTTCGTCAGCGAGGAGGCCGCTCTGGGGTTCACGTTGCCGAGCTATTCGCTGTACCCGGTTCTCGTTGAGATCCAGGACGGGCGCTGTGTCCCGGTTGAGTTCGATCGTTCGCTGCGTCTCCCCATCGAGCGGATTGTCGCGTCCACGTCCCGCGCCTTTTTCCTGACGTCCCCGAATGCGCCGACGGGCGTCGGTTTCACCAACGCGGAGATCGAGCGCGTGCTCGCCGGTTATCGCGGGCTGCTCGTGGTCGACGAGGCGTATGCGCCCTTTGCCCGCGAGAACGCCGTGGCCCTGCTGAGCCGCCACCCCAACCTCGTGATCGTGCGCACGCTTTCCAAGGCGTATGCCCTGGCCGGACTGCGGGTCGGGTACGCGCTGGCGCATCCCGCGGTGATCGACGTGCTCGATCGCGTGCGCGACAGCTACAACGTTAACCGGCTCTCCCAGGCCGGTGCCATCGCCGCGCTTGAGGATCAGCCATACTACGAGGGGGTCATTGCCCGCGTGAAGGCCACGCGTGACGCGTTCGTGTCCGACCTCCTCAACCGGCGCGGCTGGAATACCTACGACTCCCAGGCGAACTTCATTTTCACCGAGCCGAAGAACGCGCGCGGCGAGACGGGACCGGCCGTGGGGAAGGCGGCCTACGATTTCCTGTACGCGCACAAGGTGCTGGTGAGGTACTTCCCGAGCCACGCCTTGACCGCTCCCTACCTGCGCATCAGCGTCGGCACGGACGCCGAGATGCGCGTTCTCAGCCAAACCCTCGACGCATGGCAAAAGTCATAA
- the hisB gene encoding imidazoleglycerol-phosphate dehydratase HisB codes for MAKVISKTARPTGASVPARTATIRRQTAETDIVLTLALDGHGQGKIDTGVPFFDHMLTLFAKHGLFDLDVTCKGDVEVDYHHSVEDVGLVLGQAFKEALGDKIGLKRYGFFILPMDESLARVVVDVGGRPHLVYRAEPPTMFVRDFNIVLVKEFCRAFSNALGANLHVEVEYGEEPHHVAEAIFKCLARALDVATQIEPRAADLLPSTKGKI; via the coding sequence ATGGCAAAAGTCATAAGCAAAACGGCGCGCCCCACCGGGGCCAGCGTTCCGGCCCGGACGGCCACCATCCGTCGGCAGACCGCCGAGACCGACATTGTCCTGACGCTTGCCCTCGACGGCCACGGCCAGGGCAAGATCGATACCGGCGTCCCGTTCTTCGACCACATGCTCACGCTCTTCGCGAAGCATGGCTTGTTCGACCTCGATGTGACCTGCAAGGGCGACGTCGAGGTGGACTACCATCACTCGGTCGAGGACGTGGGCCTCGTGTTGGGCCAGGCCTTCAAGGAGGCACTTGGCGACAAGATCGGCCTCAAGCGCTACGGGTTCTTCATTCTCCCGATGGACGAGTCGCTGGCCCGGGTCGTGGTCGACGTGGGCGGGCGCCCCCACCTTGTCTACCGCGCGGAGCCGCCGACCATGTTCGTGCGCGACTTCAATATCGTCCTCGTGAAGGAATTCTGCCGCGCGTTCAGCAACGCGCTGGGGGCCAATCTTCACGTCGAGGTCGAGTACGGTGAGGAGCCGCACCACGTCGCTGAGGCGATCTTCAAGTGCTTGGCCCGTGCGCTCGACGTCGCCACGCAGATCGAGCCGCGGGCGGCCGATTTGCTTCCTTCGACAAAAGGCAAAATCTAG
- the hisH gene encoding imidazole glycerol phosphate synthase subunit HisH encodes MPIGTGPRIAVIDTGICNLRSVTKALEAVGAAIVVVQSPAELEQARPAGLVLPGVGALRDCVASLRASRLDGAVREWVRADRPFLGVCLGMQALFEHSEEGGVKGLGVFAGQVVRFQRPREYKIPHMGWNTVRFMQADSPLAAGLPAAPSFYFVHSFHCVPADPTLVLAECDYGGAFCAAIGRGRVFATQFHPEKSQANGLRVYGNFAAAACTRG; translated from the coding sequence ATGCCGATCGGCACCGGCCCGCGGATCGCCGTGATCGACACCGGCATCTGCAATTTGCGCAGCGTGACCAAGGCGCTTGAGGCCGTGGGCGCGGCCATCGTCGTCGTACAATCGCCGGCGGAGCTCGAGCAGGCACGTCCGGCCGGACTCGTCTTGCCCGGCGTGGGAGCACTGCGGGACTGCGTGGCCTCGCTACGCGCGAGCCGGCTCGATGGCGCGGTGCGCGAGTGGGTTCGGGCGGACCGGCCGTTCCTCGGCGTTTGCCTCGGCATGCAGGCGTTGTTCGAGCACTCGGAGGAGGGTGGGGTGAAGGGACTCGGCGTTTTCGCGGGCCAGGTCGTGAGATTCCAGCGCCCGCGTGAGTACAAGATTCCGCACATGGGCTGGAATACCGTGCGGTTCATGCAGGCTGATTCGCCGTTGGCCGCCGGACTTCCCGCCGCCCCCTCATTCTATTTTGTGCACAGCTTCCACTGCGTGCCGGCCGACCCGACGCTCGTATTGGCTGAGTGTGACTATGGCGGCGCGTTCTGTGCGGCGATTGGGCGGGGTCGTGTGTTCGCCACCCAGTTCCACCCGGAGAAGAGCCAGGCGAACGGGCTGCGCGTGTACGGCAATTTTGCCGCCGCCGCGTGCACTCGCGGCTAA
- a CDS encoding citrate synthase translates to MPTSAILKVDDKEYPFPVIEGTEGEKAIDTRTLRATTGLISYDQGYGNTGSCESQITYLDGDKGILRHRGYPIDQLAQYSEFVETAYLIIYGELPNPKQRKEFGQLLRRNAPVEMQAQKILEGFPTNASPMAMLSAMVAALPAYHPELAANNFEKDLKTFDLAAGMAISKIRTMVAMIYRYTHGLPFVFPKQELPFCDNFLHMMFSEPYQDYIPVPEVSKALNLVLLLHADHEQNCSTSTVRMVASSQANLFTSMSAAISALSGPLHGGANVAVMQMLQQIHDDGDDGSRFIEAAKSGKKGSRLMGFGHAVYRNFDPRAKIVGAACDTLLKRLGIDDPLLAIAKHLEEAALRDDYFISRKLYPNVDFYSGIIMRAIGIPMSMFTTMFAIGRAPGYIANWHEVASDPKGRIYRPRQIYQGKLAREYVPMALRGEK, encoded by the coding sequence ATGCCCACGTCCGCTATCCTTAAGGTGGATGACAAGGAATACCCCTTTCCCGTCATCGAAGGTACTGAGGGGGAGAAGGCCATCGACACGCGAACCCTGCGTGCGACGACCGGTTTGATCAGTTACGACCAAGGCTACGGCAACACCGGCTCCTGCGAGAGCCAGATCACCTACCTTGACGGTGATAAAGGCATTCTGCGGCACCGCGGCTATCCCATCGACCAGCTCGCGCAGTACAGCGAGTTCGTCGAGACCGCGTACCTGATCATCTACGGCGAGCTGCCGAACCCGAAGCAGCGCAAGGAATTTGGCCAGCTGCTCCGCCGCAACGCGCCCGTCGAGATGCAGGCGCAGAAGATTCTCGAGGGCTTCCCCACCAACGCGTCCCCGATGGCCATGCTGTCGGCGATGGTGGCCGCGCTGCCGGCCTACCATCCGGAACTCGCGGCGAACAATTTCGAGAAGGACCTGAAGACCTTCGATCTGGCCGCAGGCATGGCGATCTCGAAGATCCGCACGATGGTGGCGATGATCTATCGCTACACCCACGGGCTGCCGTTCGTTTTTCCAAAGCAGGAACTGCCGTTCTGCGACAACTTCCTGCACATGATGTTTTCGGAACCTTACCAGGACTACATCCCGGTGCCTGAGGTCTCCAAGGCCCTCAATCTCGTGCTCCTGTTGCACGCCGACCACGAACAGAACTGCTCGACGTCGACGGTACGCATGGTCGCTTCGAGCCAAGCCAATCTTTTCACGTCGATGTCGGCGGCCATCAGTGCGCTCTCCGGTCCGCTCCACGGCGGCGCGAACGTAGCCGTCATGCAGATGCTGCAGCAGATCCACGACGATGGCGACGACGGCTCGCGGTTCATTGAGGCCGCCAAGTCGGGCAAGAAGGGCTCGCGTCTGATGGGTTTCGGCCACGCGGTGTACCGCAACTTCGACCCGCGCGCGAAGATCGTTGGCGCCGCCTGCGACACCCTCCTGAAGCGTCTCGGCATCGATGATCCGCTCCTCGCCATCGCCAAGCACCTCGAGGAGGCCGCGCTCCGCGACGATTACTTCATCTCCCGCAAGTTGTACCCGAACGTCGACTTCTACTCCGGCATCATCATGCGCGCCATCGGCATTCCGATGAGCATGTTCACGACGATGTTCGCGATCGGTCGCGCGCCCGGATACATCGCCAACTGGCACGAAGTCGCTTCCGATCCGAAGGGTCGTATTTACCGCCCACGTCAGATCTATCAGGGCAAACTCGCGCGCGAGTATGTGCCCATGGCGCTCCGCGGGGAAAAGTAA